TTTATAACTTGGGTGCTGGCCTACAAGGGTAATATCTGTACCGTGCAGGGTAGTCACCAGTGGAATATCATTATTGTCTTCCTGAAGCATTTGCTTTGCTGTAAAAGCTGCATAAGCATACGGAATGGCATAATGTGCATGAAGAAGATCCAGTTTATAAAGATTGACAACCCTATAGATCATCGAGCTTAACGCAATATCATAAGGCTGATACTGGAAAAGAGGATAGGTCTGAACATTTACCCTATGGAAGAAAATATTCGGGTTGGTAATGTCTAATCTTGCAGGAAGTGCAGAACTGATGAAATGTACTTCATATCCTTTATTGGCAAGGGACATTCCTAATTCTGTTGCTACAATTCCGCTTCCTCCATATGTGGGATAGCAAAGTATGCCTATTTTCATTAGATTATTGTTGTTTTGATGTTGTATTATTTGTTGGGGTAATTACATTAAGATCAATACCCATTCCTGGTTTCAGCTGATCATTAACCAGTACAGGAAGTTTTCCCCATATTTTTGTTTTTCCGTTTAAAGCATCTGCAGCAGCATTCATTGAATCATCGTTATTTTCATAAGAAACAAGAACCGTTGAAACTTTTGAAATATCAATATCCTTTAATGCATAAGCACTTCCAAATATATTCAGAATTATATTTTGATTTTTGGTAAGATTAGAAAGCACCTGCTTAGATTCTGCTGAAACTTTATAAGGTTTGTAAGCCGTTGAATTATCTTTATGAATACCGATAATTACCGTTGATCCTGCTGGAATAGTATTTATTTCACCCGCTTTTTTGATGATTACATTGTTACCTAATCTGCTGGCGAAAGTCTGATAAGGAGCTTCTTCCAAAGGAACATAGTAGATTTGCTTTCCTGTAAGAGGCAGTAATTTCTTTTCATCCTTTAATAAAGTCAGTGCATTAGAATAAAGATTCTGTATCAGCTGGATATGAGAATTATTATTTAAATCAGTATTGATATTTTCCGGATTTTTTGGTGTGTATTGAGTCAGACCAAGGAAATACTTAGTCAATAAGATTTTTTTCACACTTTCTTCTACTCTGGACTGAGGAATTTCCCCTTTATCAATAGCTTTCTGAATCAGTTTTTTACCTTCAGAAACACCTTGTGAGAAAAGCATAATGTCATTTCCAGCTTTAAACGCCATAGCATCCAGTTCTCCTGGCTTGTATTTATTCGCTACAGCACCCATATTTAATGCATCGGTAATGATTAAACCTTTATAACCCAGCTTGTCTTTCAGTAATCCGGTAATGATATTTTTAGAAACAGACGCGGGAATTCCTTTTCCTGATTCTAAGCTTGGAACATATAAATGAGCAACCATTACACCACCAATTCCTTTATTCATCAAAGCTTTGAATGGTGCCAGTTCTATTGTATTAAGCCTGTCCATAGAGTGGGAAACCACAGGAAGGTCAAGGTGTGAGTCTGTACTGGTATCTCCGTGCCCCGGGAAA
The window above is part of the Chryseobacterium sp. MA9 genome. Proteins encoded here:
- a CDS encoding glycoside hydrolase family 3 protein; translated protein: MKKLLYTSLFIVALISPKVNAQYQPKNASKEDLKKAKQWVDKTYKNLSQDEKLGQLFIVALYTNKGEDYISQIRNIVTNDKIGGLILMQDDAAKEIDLVNEFQQKSKIPLMIGMDAEWGLYQRIATAHKFPWAMTLGAIQDKNLVYQMAAKIAEDCHRMGINWDFAPVVDVNTNPNNPIIGNRSFGSEVDNVISSALSYSNGLQDNNILAAIKHFPGHGDTSTDSHLDLPVVSHSMDRLNTIELAPFKALMNKGIGGVMVAHLYVPSLESGKGIPASVSKNIITGLLKDKLGYKGLIITDALNMGAVANKYKPGELDAMAFKAGNDIMLFSQGVSEGKKLIQKAIDKGEIPQSRVEESVKKILLTKYFLGLTQYTPKNPENINTDLNNNSHIQLIQNLYSNALTLLKDEKKLLPLTGKQIYYVPLEEAPYQTFASRLGNNVIIKKAGEINTIPAGSTVIIGIHKDNSTAYKPYKVSAESKQVLSNLTKNQNIILNIFGSAYALKDIDISKVSTVLVSYENNDDSMNAAADALNGKTKIWGKLPVLVNDQLKPGMGIDLNVITPTNNTTSKQQ